The following proteins are encoded in a genomic region of Streptomyces collinus Tu 365:
- a CDS encoding ABC transporter substrate-binding protein, which produces MPDGPGTRRRPSRRLVRVVTVVASCLAVLAAAAVVGVRTLGQEPTVTLLANWTGDDARHLRDAVIAPFERAHHVHVDYQGSSAESQVLSADVETGTPPDVVVLTGPGELADYAGRGQLHPVEDLLPKGAFGTSWATPLHGHVYWFPLKADVKSLVWYPGGTAVPELRRAAGRPDRWCVGLGSGATSGWPGTDWVEDILLQQAGPRTYQRWARGRLPWQSKEVERAWRTWGRLVGAGHSPELVARALKTGYQDASKLLAGHPRQCTLEHQASFVRSYRPWKDAHGAYRPSAELIPGATARNAWEVSGDLVALLHDTPQARKLIRHLASADAQRAWNAKESGFSVSTAAQSAADPSGSWHRSLARELLDTGAAHCFDASDAMPPPVRDAFAQATIDFLADPSHLDALLADLDSISSNEELTWLPSVCDRGT; this is translated from the coding sequence GTGCCGGACGGGCCCGGCACCCGGCGCCGCCCGTCGCGACGGCTGGTGCGCGTGGTCACCGTCGTGGCGAGCTGCCTGGCCGTGCTGGCCGCCGCCGCCGTGGTGGGCGTCCGCACGCTCGGACAGGAACCGACCGTCACGCTGCTGGCCAACTGGACCGGCGACGACGCCCGGCACCTGCGGGACGCGGTGATCGCCCCGTTCGAACGGGCGCACCACGTCCACGTCGACTACCAGGGCAGCTCCGCCGAGAGCCAGGTGCTCAGCGCCGACGTGGAGACGGGCACGCCCCCCGACGTCGTGGTGCTCACCGGGCCGGGCGAACTCGCCGACTACGCGGGCCGGGGACAGCTCCACCCGGTCGAGGACCTGCTCCCCAAGGGCGCGTTCGGCACCTCCTGGGCCACCCCGCTGCACGGGCACGTGTACTGGTTCCCGCTCAAGGCCGACGTCAAGAGCCTCGTCTGGTACCCCGGGGGCACCGCCGTCCCGGAGCTGCGGCGGGCGGCCGGGCGGCCGGACCGGTGGTGCGTGGGGCTGGGCTCCGGCGCCACCAGCGGCTGGCCCGGCACGGACTGGGTCGAGGACATCCTCCTCCAGCAGGCCGGCCCCCGGACGTACCAGCGGTGGGCGCGCGGGCGGCTGCCCTGGCAGTCCAAGGAGGTGGAACGGGCCTGGCGGACCTGGGGGCGGCTGGTCGGCGCCGGTCACTCGCCCGAGCTGGTGGCGCGGGCGCTCAAGACCGGCTACCAGGACGCCTCCAAGCTGCTCGCCGGGCACCCGCGGCAGTGCACGCTGGAACACCAGGCGTCGTTCGTGCGCAGCTACCGGCCCTGGAAGGACGCGCACGGCGCGTACCGGCCCTCGGCCGAACTGATCCCCGGTGCCACGGCCCGGAACGCCTGGGAGGTCTCCGGGGATCTCGTGGCCCTGCTGCACGACACCCCGCAGGCGCGAAAGCTGATCCGCCACCTCGCCTCCGCCGACGCGCAACGGGCCTGGAACGCGAAGGAGTCGGGGTTCTCCGTCTCCACCGCGGCCCAGTCGGCCGCCGACCCCAGCGGTTCCTGGCACCGCTCCCTGGCCCGCGAGCTGCTGGACACCGGCGCGGCGCACTGCTTCGACGCCTCCGACGCCATGCCGCCCCCGGTCCGCGACGCCTTCGCCCAGGCCACCATCGACTTCCTCGCCGACCCGAGCCACCTGGACGCCCTCCTGGCGGACCTGGACAGCATCAGCAGCAACGAGGAACTGACCTGGCTGCCCTCGGTCTGCGACCGCGGCACCTGA